The following is a genomic window from Cervus canadensis isolate Bull #8, Minnesota chromosome 25, ASM1932006v1, whole genome shotgun sequence.
CCATTGTTAAATTCATGGTCTccattctctttaattttttctaaactgaagtatagttgattcacaatgttgtgtttatttatttttatttttggtcacaccctgtggcatgtgggaccttagttccctgacctgggattgaaccggcaccccctgcactggaaggcagagtctcaaccactggaccaccagggagtccccaACAGTCTCTATTTTCTAAGTCAGAGATTGAGGGGGCAGCTCTAGCAATCATGTCTTAAAGCACATAGTTCCCCTATGACTTAATTTCTGACTGGTCAGTTTGAGGAAGATACCCATCCCCCCCACATCTTGGGGAACTAACAGGAGTACACTCACAATCCATTGGCAAATTCACTCATCACAGGCCGCAAGCTCGTAAACGTGAGGATGGGTATGAGAGCAAAGGGaagctgcaaaagaaaaaaataagatcagaCGGGGCTACGGGGGTTCCTATAACACCCCAGAGAGCAGCACTGTTAGCAAAAGGGAACCAGAGACCCTGCCTCACCTACTCTGTGAGAAATTATTCCTGTCATTGCAACATGCTGGAGGGTTATGTGGAAATCTGTAGCATGAACCTAGCATCAGTTATGCTCATAGTGTCTACAAAATTTGTATCTGCCTTGTCTTCTTAATCTCCATAATACTCAACAGTCTCCTTTACATTATTTAATGTTTGCTTGGGTTAATGAATAATTTTGTGTTCTATGTGTAATTACAACTTATAATTCCCATTCAACAGACTTAGAAAAAAACAAGCCACTTCTAAAAACCGTTTAGATTCGATATTTCATATGCATTCACCATAGACCAAGACTGTGCCTCTTTCTTCCCCACACCCACACAGGGCTTGTTACCTAAAGGCAATACAGAATGCCTCCTGACTCAATGGGATGTGAGTTTCCCCAGCTCCCTCCTCACTTGTAAGCTCTGAAGAACATTCAGGAAGTCATTCATCCCTGTTAGATGCTCCACGTCCTGGAAGACAGCCACAAGCAGAGTGGGGATGATGGCAATAGAGCGGGTCAGAATCACTCGGGCAAAGCGTGACCATTTTAGGTTCAGGAATCcctggaagaaaacacaggaggatGAATGtctggaagaggaaacagaaaaaggtCTGGGGAGGTTCAGGAAGGCACGGGATTAAGAAGGGACAAAAGGGCAAGGTCCTCTAGTCTACCCCGGTCACAGCAGCATGTACCTCCATGACAAACTGGCCGGAATAGGTCCCTGTCATCGTGGAGCTCTGCCCTGCAGCCAGGATCCCCACTGCCCAGATGTAGAGAGCGGCAGGCCCGAAGTAACACCCCAGCACAACACCCTGGAGAGGCAAGGGAGAGAGATCACCTGAGACAACACCCCAAACATATTCCTTCGTGTCACTCCTCCCTATTCCTGGCTACTTACCCACCTCTACCAAGCACTGTGCTGGCACTGTCCCAGAAGCTAGACTCAGGTCCTGACCTCATTCTAGAGGCTTTCAACATAAATTCTGCTGGATGGGCCCCCATTCCTCTTCAGCCTagtcccttctcttctctaggcTCCTAAAGCCGTTATCCTCAACTCACATGTTAAGTATCAAAAGGAAATATGTCTATAACACACTTCCCAAATTATATTCCTGAACACACTATTCTGGAAGATGGTAATAGGAATGGAGAGAAACCTCCAATAAATTTCGGAAATGTTAAATACTATGTACTGTGTACTGCTGGAGGTTCACAATGTAATCAGCATAAAAGGGACAGCAAGGCCCCATTAAAGACCACTttactggaacttccctggcagtccagtagttaagactctgtgatcccatgcaGGGGGCAGAAATTTCAcctctggtccaggaactaagatcccgcatgccacacagcacaatctaaataaatacatagtcTTCAGCCACACACACGCAAAAGGCCACTTTACCAAGGATACTTCTTTAGTCTCCCCAATTAACACCTAGAGAACAATATGCTATCAACATTAAGTTTGGGAATTGCTGATACAATTAAATGATCTTGTCAGCTGATCTCCTATTCCTTTCCACATAATCCAAAAAGCTTGTCCGGCATCTGGACCTCTGAaaaaaacacactccacagaaGATATGCTGAGCTCTGAAGTGAACCCACTCAAAAGACCAGACACTATGCTGAGAATCTTGATTCAGGAGCAGAGATCAGAAATCTGAACACGTTTACCCCTTTGTAGATGTCCACAGCCAGTGTTGAGTTATCCTCTGGGAAAAGGTGAGTGTGGGGACTGCTGCTGTTTTTACAGACTGCAACCTGGAACCAAAGTAATTTAGgaacaacttttaattttgagtCCAGAACTCAGATAAGAATACCTCTCCAACAGCTCACACACAGATGGATCATCTAAGAAACGAATCCTGAAGGCGAGACACTGGACACAGATTGatgacagaagagactggcggCAAGGTCCTTGAGGTCCTCCTCCTCACTTTTTCTACACCCCCAGGTCATCAAAAACTTTTCCTTGAGTTAGAGTGTGCATGGTAATACTTGAATGCTGGGTCATTTTAAATGATAATTGGAGGTGAGGGCCCTTAAGTAGACTTCAAATATGAGATGACCCCCAGAACAGGGTGGCCTTATTCAAAGCAGAGCCAGGAGTCTGAGGTCATATAGATGGGAGACAAAGGAGTGATCAAAACtagattggcaaaaaaaaaaaaaactagattggCAATCAGGAGTCAAGAGGACAGAGAATTCAGTGTGATACTAGCCACAGCTTCTATTTTCTGTTGGTTGACTCCTCCCGCCTGTAATCACCAAAGGGCAGGACTGGCAAGCAGCCAGTAGTTGATAAACAGGAAGCAAAAGGGGATGAAAAAGAGCAGACAAACATGAAGCCACCAACAGCAGCACGCGGCAACCTTGGTCTAAGGCTAAGAAGGAGGGTCTGGGCTTGGTCACAGCCCCAGACTGTAAACCTGAGTAGTGCCATGACTTAGGGGCAACACTGAGATCTATTTCCCCTGAGCTCGAAGTCACGGTCACGCTTTCCTGCCCCAATGCGGCCTCCTCTTTACCCTCCCATTCACTGCTACTCAGGACCCGGGCTTACTTACCACCTGCTCGTTGGTTTTCCCAAAAAAGGCTTCGGCAAACACGGAGACGACAAAGACGTTGATGATAAAGGAAACAAAGAGCGCGATGCAGGACTCAATGAAGAAGTACTTATTCGCTTCTCGAACTTCCTGCTTATTGGCTCGGTCTACCTGTCTGGACTAGAGACACAACAGCAACAGTCACTTTTTGATTAGCTGGAACAAGTTTCCTTGTGATATTTCGTAAGTCTGCAGTCAGCTGAAAGGCCTAGCGGGCAAACAACTGCCCATATGAAATGTGAGACTCCACTTACATCCTGGTTCACTGAGTAAGAAGTCATGACCCCTTGATGACATCACACATCCCAAAGTGGAAAAAGTGAACGAGTGACTACTGAGCCCTCAGTTATGTGGCTGGAAGAACTGCTGACCTACAAGAACAATCTGATTTCAGACCTAACAGGAAGACCACCTTAATTACAAAGGTCTCTGATATCTTCCAACCAATGATTGTGATGGATTAACCGGTAAAAGCCAGATCAGGCTCCTTCCTCCTGACCTCCATGAGGCCATTCAGGCTTCTGAGATTTAAACACAAGAGACACGGTGCCCCTTCAAATCTTTTAAGAAGGGCTCTAGTCCCTTCTCTATGTCATCCTGGTCCCATCTCTGGTCACCTTGGTGATGCAAGAGTGTGGTGTCCAACTGTGGAAAAACGCTGTACTCCTTCAGGGCCCCAACAGTTGTGAACTAAGTGTGTGTCCCTtgtaacaaaaggaaaagatgcCATGAAACTACACAGGCCACTGAGATAAGAAAGGTCTTGCTCACCTTAACTAAGGCAGAATGCAGGTACATGTTGTGTGGCATGATAACAGCGCCCACGATGCCCACAGCCTGCTCAATCTGTGGGGTACGACAGCCTGAACAGGATGGCAGGAACATGCCTTTGAGGACCTGGGTCTGGCTGGGTTTCACTGTAACATACTACATACAAACAGAACAGCTATTAGTCTTTTCTGAAACATGAGACTAGGGAGTAACATGGTACTAGAAAACACTGCATCTTTATTCCTTAAACTCCTTCATCAACAACTACATAGGAAATAGAACCATCCAAAAAAACCAAGCAGCACAAGGTCAGAGAATTTAGGAATGGGGTATCCAGACACTTCACACTGTATTTTAGATATACGAAATCGATGTGTAGtgctgttctcagtcatgtccgactctgcaatcccatggactgcagcctgccaggctcctctgcccatggaatttcacaggcaagaatactggagagggatgccatttcctcctccaggggatcttccctacccaaacACAGAATCGAAGTCtccctcttgcattggcaggccgattctttaccaccagcaccaactgggaagcctggatGTGTTGAGAATCTAATTaatattctaaagaaataaaacagctgCTAAGGGCTTTATTGATATTATTGTCACAATAACTCCTGTGAGACACACCTTAGAATAGTCAATTCTTGATTATCCACACTAATCATGCTTCCATGTTCACCTATGTATAGAAAAATCACTAATGCTTGCCCCTAGCATCTGCTGAGACTCACCCAGAAACACTTTTTCCTGGTTCAGCATTTCTCTTGGAAGCCTTGGACCAAGCTCTATCATCTACTCATAGAGTAGACACATTTTCAAAAGCTTAGCTAGGCCAATAAGCAGAAATCAGTTTATAATAACTGAACACAGACAGGGGCATTACTGAATAAAATGGTAGAGTTAGGGTTACTTTTAACCCAATGGAATGTCCGGACTGGGGCACAAACTGGGGAACATGTACTGTATCCCCTACAGTTCATTAATTGTTACAATACAGAGAAAGTCCAAGCTGCAACTACTGTCAACTAGGatgagcaaaaacaaaacccctctAACGTTAACAGCCAAGAATAACCCTGTAACCCCTTTCCTAACCCTCTCCAATGCTGTTCTGTTGCTGAGAATAACCTGGGACCAGAAATTCTAGTACAGTTTTAAACTAGGAGTCCCTGCAGGTCTTCCTGGACACTAGTCTCTGCCATGTCCTTATTCCTTTAAAATTGGCCAGTGCTGAATTCAGCTTTTTGTTAGCATATACTGTCTTTCATAATAAAAGGACAAAAGCCttgttttaaaaagctaagaaGAAGAATAATAAAGCTAATGAATAAGCCTGTAATACTTGCCTCATAGCCAAATGTGAGGGCCATAATAGTGATGAGAAAACCAAAAAATGCTTCCAGCTTCCTCAAGCCTAAAGGAGAAAAATGCAGTAGTGAGTTCACAGAAGGCAGATTACCCCGTAAGCCACATGATGGAATGCAGTTCCTTTGAGTGACACCTCCATTCCCACTGTCCTTACCATATTTGTCCAAAAAGAGAAATACGAAAGTATCTGCAATGGTGATGAGAACTCCACCCCATAGAGGAACCCTACGTCAGAGATTAAAAATGGagattaaaggaaagaaacattgaGAAAGACCCGTTTCCCAGCTTCCCAACAGCTCTCCAGATACATGACACTTGGAGGACTAAGGACTTGGGAAAAGCGAACAGCAGCAAGGAGGCCAGACCTTGGGTAGTTTAGGATCTCAGTACTAAGTGAAGTAATACATTCATTCAAACTTTGACTACAATTTCAGACATTCAGGACACAAAACTGTAAAGTATGGGTCTTACCTCTCGTGGGACTCACTTATAAGTGGGATAAACTGAGATACAAATTAATTATAACACATACTGCCACACACTGGATAACAACAGGTTTGTAGAACCTGACATGAGAACATGGAAGACAAAGCGCCTACCTCTGGCAGGAGAGAAGAAGGTGGTTCCAGAAAGGTTCCACAGAAAAAATAATACTTGAGCTGAATCTTGAAAATTGAAAATGACTTGGGATTTTCTTTTTACACTTGCTTTGAAATCTGGCAAAACAAGGATTATTTGCTAGAGGAAAAACCGCTCACCTTCCTAAAGACAGGAGATTGATGGCAATAGCTGAGCCAATAACTTCCTGCATGTCTGAGCCAATGATAGCCAGCTCCACCATCAGCCACAGGATGATTCGCGGAACCTAAACATCAAACAGCAGAAAAATGTGGTTCTAATTAATCATTTCTAAGAACTTCCCCCATAGTTTGGAATTCATATTTTGGCAGTGATCCAATAACAGTCCTTTATTAAGCCTCAGGTCTAGAGATGAAGGACCAGAACTCAAGCTTTACTCGGTCCCTTCCTGGAGAGGGCCAGGGTGCTCTTTGTGGCAGAGCCTGAGTAAAGGTTAGGGCAGCAGCTGATGccaatttcttttccttccattttactTGACAGAAGAATGGAGTTTCCGTTCATTATTTCCACTTAATTTTTTGCCTAAAAACAATCCTGAAAGTGTTAAGGGAAAATGAGGATGCTAAGATGGTCAAAATACTGTTCAGGAGAGAATAAAATACTATAGAAGAAAATATCTATTCTGACCACAGCTGA
Proteins encoded in this region:
- the LOC122427221 gene encoding natural resistance-associated macrophage protein 2 isoform X3; translation: MSIAYLDPGNIESDLQSGAVAGFKLLWVLLLATIVGLLLQRLAARLGVVTGLHLAEVCHRQYPRVPRIILWLMVELAIIGSDMQEVIGSAIAINLLSLGRVPLWGGVLITIADTFVFLFLDKYGLRKLEAFFGFLITIMALTFGYEYVTVKPSQTQVLKGMFLPSCSGCRTPQIEQAVGIVGAVIMPHNMYLHSALVKSRQVDRANKQEVREANKYFFIESCIALFVSFIINVFVVSVFAEAFFGKTNEQVVAVCKNSSSPHTHLFPEDNSTLAVDIYKGGVVLGCYFGPAALYIWAVGILAAGQSSTMTGTYSGQFVMEGFLNLKWSRFARVILTRSIAIIPTLLVAVFQDVEHLTGMNDFLNVLQSLQLPFALIPILTFTSLRPVMSEFANGLGWRIAGGILVFIVCSINMYFVVVYVQDLGHVALYVVAAVVSVAYLSFVFYLGWQCLIALGMSFLDCGHTYHLGLTVQPELYLLNTMDADSLVSR
- the LOC122427221 gene encoding natural resistance-associated macrophage protein 2 isoform X2 translates to MVLGPEQKIPDDASGDHGDSASLGAINPAYSNSSIPQSPGAGSADPFTTYFDEKIAIPEEEYSCFSFRKLWAFTGPGFLMSIAYLDPGNIESDLQSGAVAGFKLLWVLLLATIVGLLLQRLAARLGVVTGLHLAEVCHRQYPRVPRIILWLMVELAIIGSDMQEVIGSAIAINLLSLGRVPLWGGVLITIADTFVFLFLDKYGLRKLEAFFGFLITIMALTFGYEYVTVKPSQTQVLKGMFLPSCSGCRTPQIEQAVGIVGAVIMPHNMYLHSALVKSRQVDRANKQEVREANKYFFIESCIALFVSFIINVFVVSVFAEAFFGKTNEQVVAVCKNSSSPHTHLFPEDNSTLAVDIYKGGVVLGCYFGPAALYIWAVGILAAGQSSTMTGTYSGQFVMEGFLNLKWSRFARVILTRSIAIIPTLLVAVFQDVEHLTGMNDFLNVLQSLQLPFALIPILTFTSLRPVMSEFANGLGWRIAGGILVFIVCSINMYFVVVYVQDLGHVALYVVAAVVSVAYLSFVFYLGWQCLIALGMSFLDCGHTYHLGLTVQPELYLLNTMDADSLVSR
- the LOC122427221 gene encoding natural resistance-associated macrophage protein 2 isoform X1, with amino-acid sequence MVLGPEQKIPDEDASGDHGDSASLGAINPAYSNSSIPQSPGAGSADPFTTYFDEKIAIPEEEYSCFSFRKLWAFTGPGFLMSIAYLDPGNIESDLQSGAVAGFKLLWVLLLATIVGLLLQRLAARLGVVTGLHLAEVCHRQYPRVPRIILWLMVELAIIGSDMQEVIGSAIAINLLSLGRVPLWGGVLITIADTFVFLFLDKYGLRKLEAFFGFLITIMALTFGYEYVTVKPSQTQVLKGMFLPSCSGCRTPQIEQAVGIVGAVIMPHNMYLHSALVKSRQVDRANKQEVREANKYFFIESCIALFVSFIINVFVVSVFAEAFFGKTNEQVVAVCKNSSSPHTHLFPEDNSTLAVDIYKGGVVLGCYFGPAALYIWAVGILAAGQSSTMTGTYSGQFVMEGFLNLKWSRFARVILTRSIAIIPTLLVAVFQDVEHLTGMNDFLNVLQSLQLPFALIPILTFTSLRPVMSEFANGLGWRIAGGILVFIVCSINMYFVVVYVQDLGHVALYVVAAVVSVAYLSFVFYLGWQCLIALGMSFLDCGHTYHLGLTVQPELYLLNTMDADSLVSR